GGTTTATCAGAAATCTGAAAACAAAGATTATTCATCCGGTTATATTAACCAGGCAAGATCATTGGCTCATGACGGGAAGCTGGAGAGCGCCAGAGCTATTTTGGTCGAAAGACGCGACAGTGGAGAAACGGTTGATCCAAATCTGTACCAGGAGTTGGTCATGATTAACTTCAAACGGTTGGAAGCGACGAAAGAAGCGACAGCAAGGCGAGCGATTTACCAGGAAAACCTTCAGTTACTCAGTTCATATCATGCCATGCGTCCAGGCCCCTTTAATCTTTATCGAATCGGTAAAGCACATCTGTCACTTGGAAACCGAGAAAAAGCAAAGGAATATTTCGAAAAGGCTTATCAGCAGGCACCTGAAACAGCTCATTATCGTGAACCGGCCCGCAGATTAGCAGAACGGTTGGGTCATAAATGAAACAAAATGCCTACTACAGAATTTTACGTCCACACCAGTGGTTGAAAAACCTTCTCTTACTGTTCCCACCTTTTCTAGGCGGAACCCTTACCGGAGTAACAGCGCTACCCATACTTCTGGCTCTTGGCAGTTTCTCGGCTGCGGCCAGTATGGTCTATGTGCTTAATGACCTGACCGATATTGAGTCCGATCGGAACCATCCACGTAAAAAGTTTCGACCACTTGCCTCCGGTGAGCTTTCCGGTAAAGCTGCCGTCATACTCGCCTTGCTGTTGGGACTGGTTGCATTTGCTTGCGCCACTCAACTGTCAATAAAATTTGTCATTATCATTATCAGCTACATAGTTGTTTCCCTGGCCTATTCATGGCGTTTAAAAAATATACCGTTGGTCGAACTTTTCTGTGTTGTCAGCGGTTTCCTGTTACGACTCATGGCTGGTGGTGAGGCTTTCGGAGTGACGGTCTCAGACTGGCTTTTCCTGAGCGTTTTCCTTCTGGCCCTGTTCCTGGTGTCAGGTAAGCGTTTAAGTGAACTGCGTCACGAGGGAGGAGAGTCGTCTTACCGGATCAGGCCAGTTCTCGCTGACTATCCTCAAGGTTTTCTTGAAGGAGCGATGCTGGTTTCCGGAGCAGCGGTTCTGGTGACCTACACCCTGTATGTGATTGGTCATCAGAGAAGTATCTGGGTCATTCCAATATGCTGTTTCGGACTACTTGCTTTTTTCCGGAGGGTTCTGTCCGGTCGGGGGGGCGACCCGACCCACGCTTTACTGCGTGACCCGATGCTCTTTCTCTCCGGCTTATCCTGGGTTGTTTTT
The sequence above is drawn from the Desulfuromonas sp. genome and encodes:
- a CDS encoding decaprenyl-phosphate phosphoribosyltransferase — protein: MKQNAYYRILRPHQWLKNLLLLFPPFLGGTLTGVTALPILLALGSFSAAASMVYVLNDLTDIESDRNHPRKKFRPLASGELSGKAAVILALLLGLVAFACATQLSIKFVIIIISYIVVSLAYSWRLKNIPLVELFCVVSGFLLRLMAGGEAFGVTVSDWLFLSVFLLALFLVSGKRLSELRHEGGESSYRIRPVLADYPQGFLEGAMLVSGAAVLVTYTLYVIGHQRSIWVIPICCFGLLAFFRRVLSGRGGDPTHALLRDPMLFLSGLSWVVFVAWEIYGQLWK